The proteins below come from a single Arthrobacter sp. zg-Y1171 genomic window:
- the hflX gene encoding GTPase HflX, translating into MTINNSRPVNSTDSSTDSSTPELSPSDIQGVIDRILAKDSAVEAKAPGDKQRGRALALSDSDSGHSVHDGEQQDLEERRALRRVAGLSTELEDVTEVEYRQLRLERVVLAGLWSEGTAADAENSLKELAALAETAGSEVLDGIIQRRLKPDPGTFLGSGKAQELKDIVTATGADTVIVDSELAPSQRRGLEDIVKVKVIDRTALILDIFAQHAKSREGKAQVELAQLEYLLPRLRGWGESMSRQAGGQVGSASAGMGSRGPGETKIELDRRKIRTRMAKLRREIAGMKPARETKRANRHRNSVPSVAIAGYTNAGKSSLLNRLTDAGVLVENALFATLDPTIRKAQTEDGIGYTLADTVGFVRSLPTQLVEAFRSTLEEVADADLILHVVDASHPDPEGQIAAVRTVLTEVDARKVPEIIVLNKADAADPFVLERLRQREPRHVVVSARTGEGIPELLQAISEGIPRPGVDLELLVPYERGDIVSRLHQEDAEILSLEHGEAGTQLHVKVREGLAAELEQFVTHG; encoded by the coding sequence ATGACGATCAACAACTCCCGTCCTGTGAATTCGACAGACAGTTCGACGGACAGTTCCACACCCGAACTGAGTCCTTCGGATATCCAGGGTGTCATCGACAGGATTCTCGCCAAGGACAGCGCGGTCGAAGCGAAGGCCCCCGGCGACAAGCAGCGAGGCCGCGCCCTCGCGCTCTCCGACAGCGATAGCGGGCATTCCGTCCACGACGGCGAGCAGCAGGACCTGGAGGAACGCCGCGCACTGCGCCGCGTTGCCGGGCTTTCCACCGAACTCGAGGACGTTACCGAGGTCGAATACCGCCAGCTGCGGCTGGAACGGGTTGTCCTTGCCGGGCTCTGGAGCGAGGGCACTGCTGCCGACGCCGAAAACTCGTTGAAGGAACTGGCCGCACTGGCTGAGACTGCGGGATCCGAAGTCCTGGACGGCATCATCCAGCGCCGGCTCAAGCCGGACCCCGGCACCTTCCTCGGGTCCGGCAAGGCCCAGGAACTCAAGGACATTGTGACGGCCACCGGTGCAGACACGGTCATCGTGGACAGTGAGCTGGCTCCGTCCCAGCGCCGCGGGCTGGAAGACATCGTCAAGGTCAAGGTCATCGACCGGACAGCGCTGATCCTGGACATCTTCGCCCAGCATGCCAAGTCCCGCGAGGGCAAGGCCCAGGTGGAACTGGCGCAGCTGGAATACCTGCTGCCGCGCCTGCGTGGCTGGGGCGAATCGATGTCCCGGCAGGCAGGCGGCCAGGTTGGCAGCGCCAGCGCGGGCATGGGTTCGCGCGGCCCCGGTGAAACCAAGATCGAATTGGACCGCCGGAAGATCCGCACGCGGATGGCCAAGCTCCGCCGCGAAATCGCGGGCATGAAGCCGGCGCGCGAAACCAAGCGGGCCAACCGGCACCGCAACTCCGTGCCCTCCGTCGCCATTGCCGGCTACACCAATGCAGGAAAGTCCTCGCTGCTGAACCGGCTCACCGATGCCGGGGTGCTGGTGGAGAACGCACTGTTCGCCACCCTGGATCCCACCATCCGCAAGGCCCAGACCGAAGACGGAATCGGCTACACGCTCGCTGACACCGTGGGGTTTGTTCGGTCGCTGCCCACCCAGCTGGTGGAAGCCTTCCGCTCCACCCTGGAGGAAGTAGCCGACGCAGACCTGATCCTGCACGTGGTTGACGCTTCACACCCGGACCCGGAGGGCCAGATCGCGGCCGTCCGGACCGTCCTCACCGAAGTCGACGCCCGCAAGGTGCCCGAAATCATCGTGCTGAACAAGGCCGACGCAGCGGATCCGTTCGTGCTTGAGCGGCTGCGCCAGCGCGAGCCCCGGCACGTGGTCGTCTCGGCCCGCACGGGCGAGGGCATCCCCGAGCTGCTGCAGGCGATTTCCGAGGGCATTCCGCGCCCCGGCGTGGACCTGGAACTCCTGGTGCCCTACGAGCGCGGCGACATCGTCTCGCGCCTGCACCAGGAAGACGCCGAGATCCTCTCCCTGGAGCACGGCGAAGCCGGCACCCAGCTGCATGTGAAGGTTCGCGAAGGGCTGGCAGCAGAGCTGGAGCAGTTCGTGACCCATGGGTAG